The following are from one region of the Paenibacillus sp. JZ16 genome:
- the nhaC gene encoding Na+/H+ antiporter NhaC yields MERHLSFSKSIILIVFILAVLFVSIFLLKAEPHIPLLATTVGIASLLRLFGFSWKHLESAIIQGIQTAIMPILILSLIGILIAVWMMSGTVPTILYYGMDYIEPHYFAVSALYVTIVVSMFTGSSFTTVSTVGVAFMGIAVTTGISPALAAGAVICGACFGDKMSPLSDTTNFAPAVAGISLFTHIGNMMYTTVPALIVTTIFFLLAPTANSLDLTSIIQIKAALNDGFHIHWLTLLSPIAVIACSVKRIPILPTIIVGIVTGLIVTAFVQQQTAVDVWFSVMQSGYKSTIANETVASIVNRGGLQSMMGSVSLILIALSLGGLLQHCGVIEAFFRKVMQPLKRKSSIVLMTGASAIAVNGMTGEQYLSILLPGQMFKEEYVRRDLPAKTLSRTLEDCGTLVNPLIPWGVSGAFFAATLGIPVIEYAPYATFLWLSPLFTFAYALIPRLQRNSLGRKI; encoded by the coding sequence ATGGAACGACATCTCAGTTTCTCAAAAAGCATCATTCTTATTGTGTTTATACTGGCAGTACTGTTTGTCTCTATCTTTCTTCTTAAGGCAGAGCCGCATATACCGCTTCTGGCAACAACCGTGGGTATCGCCTCCTTGCTGCGGTTGTTCGGGTTTTCCTGGAAGCATCTGGAATCCGCAATCATTCAAGGCATTCAAACGGCGATTATGCCGATTCTCATCCTTTCGCTCATCGGCATTCTGATTGCGGTATGGATGATGAGCGGCACCGTCCCGACCATTTTATACTATGGAATGGATTATATTGAACCGCATTATTTTGCCGTGAGTGCGTTATACGTGACCATCGTGGTGTCGATGTTTACCGGGAGCTCTTTCACGACGGTCAGTACGGTTGGCGTTGCCTTCATGGGGATTGCTGTAACGACCGGGATTTCTCCGGCACTGGCAGCAGGAGCGGTGATCTGCGGAGCTTGCTTTGGGGATAAAATGTCGCCGCTGTCCGACACAACGAACTTTGCTCCGGCGGTCGCCGGCATATCCTTGTTCACCCACATTGGCAACATGATGTACACTACGGTGCCGGCCCTGATCGTGACAACGATCTTTTTCCTGCTGGCACCAACGGCGAATAGCCTGGATTTAACATCGATAATTCAAATCAAGGCTGCGCTGAATGACGGATTCCATATTCATTGGCTAACGTTGCTATCGCCGATTGCGGTCATTGCCTGTTCCGTCAAGCGGATTCCGATCCTCCCTACGATCATTGTCGGCATTGTTACCGGACTCATCGTAACGGCCTTCGTTCAACAGCAGACGGCAGTCGATGTCTGGTTCAGCGTCATGCAGAGCGGTTACAAGAGCACGATCGCCAACGAGACCGTTGCTTCCATTGTCAACCGCGGCGGATTGCAATCGATGATGGGGTCCGTATCGCTGATATTGATTGCGTTATCCTTGGGAGGGCTGCTTCAGCATTGCGGCGTCATTGAAGCCTTCTTCCGCAAAGTCATGCAGCCGCTGAAGCGGAAGAGCAGTATCGTTCTGATGACCGGGGCGTCTGCGATTGCGGTCAATGGCATGACAGGTGAGCAGTATTTATCGATCCTTTTGCCTGGTCAAATGTTCAAGGAGGAATATGTCCGCCGAGATCTTCCGGCGAAGACGTTGTCCCGTACATTGGAGGATTGCGGTACGCTTGTTAACCCGCTGATTCCATGGGGGGTAAGCGGTGCCTTCTTCGCTGCTACGCTTGGAATTCCGGTCATTGAATATGCGCCGTATGCAACTTTCTTGTGGTTAAGCCCGCTCTTTACATTTGCCTATGCCTTGATACCGCGATTACAGCGGAACTCGCTGGGCAGGAAGATCTAA
- the aac(2')-IIb gene encoding kasugamycin N-acetyltransferase AAC(2')-IIb, which produces MNHRKDNELTAAALMELHVQAMFTHDGDMLIRTINEPWPGEELAPRFFMGRTIDGSSICRFRHDVPAGIAGQLRALVEDEPIVTEEVQTRPKHFAAYMNLLRTEHYSSGPCYWIPDQTTQVNQTVRITPGNIREYSLAGFEWLTTEIDYDQPCVALIHENRVVSVCRSVRITERAHEAGLETLEECRGRGYAAAVVAGWAIEVQKMGALALYSTLWENSSSRRVANKLGLSYYGVNFTIR; this is translated from the coding sequence ATGAACCATAGGAAAGATAACGAGCTAACCGCTGCGGCGCTGATGGAATTGCATGTTCAGGCGATGTTTACGCATGACGGGGATATGCTAATTCGCACCATCAACGAGCCTTGGCCGGGAGAGGAGCTTGCCCCGAGATTTTTCATGGGTCGAACGATAGACGGCTCTTCGATCTGCAGGTTTCGTCATGATGTTCCCGCAGGAATTGCCGGGCAATTGAGGGCTTTGGTTGAAGATGAGCCGATCGTAACTGAAGAGGTTCAGACGAGGCCTAAACATTTTGCAGCTTATATGAACCTCCTTCGCACTGAGCACTATTCGAGCGGACCTTGTTATTGGATACCTGATCAAACAACGCAGGTCAATCAGACGGTAAGGATCACCCCGGGAAATATTCGCGAATATTCGCTCGCCGGTTTTGAATGGCTGACCACGGAAATCGATTATGACCAGCCTTGTGTTGCGCTCATTCATGAGAATAGGGTGGTATCGGTTTGCCGCAGCGTTCGGATTACAGAACGAGCTCACGAAGCTGGGCTTGAAACGTTAGAGGAATGTCGTGGAAGAGGTTATGCGGCTGCTGTTGTTGCCGGATGGGCCATAGAGGTGCAAAAGATGGGCGCGCTGGCGTTGTACAGTACTTTATGGGAAAATAGCTCTTCCCGGAGAGTGGCAAATAAATTAGGGTTGTCCTATTACGGGGTTAACTTCACGATCAGATGA
- a CDS encoding serine/threonine protein kinase yields MRLFSYLSSFINAWRDYPAEQNTVLGNRYTVQQRIGEGSYGIIYKCRDQQSGNVVAVKQSRPSKGDYAKELLNREAAILRSLQHPQIPAYRDFFTDNRHTYLVMSYMNGDTLEDLIFEQDMKYGEVECIEITLQLLKLVRYIHDQGYVHLDLRIPNVLFKDGRIQLIDFGLARRIGEPPPLQVPVRKKFKADSSASSVQYKDSKESEDLRDIGHFMLFMLYSTYEPDHNNRGATVERSWQEELHLSIELQNMIRRLMQLSEPYSSSLQFMHELQSLANARDYPSDKKGSL; encoded by the coding sequence ATGCGCTTATTCTCATACTTAAGCTCCTTTATAAACGCTTGGCGGGATTACCCGGCTGAACAAAATACGGTACTGGGGAATCGTTACACTGTTCAACAGAGGATTGGGGAAGGAAGTTACGGCATCATCTATAAATGCAGGGATCAACAGAGCGGAAACGTGGTGGCTGTTAAACAGTCGAGACCCAGCAAAGGCGATTACGCCAAAGAATTGCTGAACCGTGAGGCAGCGATATTACGTTCTCTCCAACATCCGCAAATTCCGGCATACCGGGATTTTTTCACAGACAACCGCCATACTTATCTGGTCATGTCTTATATGAACGGTGATACACTTGAAGATTTAATATTCGAACAAGACATGAAATACGGAGAAGTCGAATGCATCGAGATCACGCTGCAGCTTCTGAAGCTGGTCCGATACATACACGACCAAGGCTATGTTCATCTTGATCTGCGGATTCCGAACGTACTGTTTAAGGATGGCAGGATCCAACTTATTGATTTCGGACTCGCGAGAAGGATTGGTGAGCCCCCTCCGCTCCAAGTACCAGTACGGAAAAAGTTCAAGGCAGACAGCTCGGCGTCCTCTGTTCAATATAAGGACTCGAAGGAAAGCGAGGATCTCCGGGACATCGGTCACTTTATGCTGTTCATGCTCTATTCCACCTACGAACCGGATCACAACAACCGGGGTGCAACCGTGGAGCGAAGCTGGCAGGAAGAACTTCATCTCTCGATTGAACTGCAGAACATGATTAGACGCTTGATGCAATTGAGTGAACCTTACTCAAGTTCTTTGCAGTTCATGCACGAGCTGCAGTCGCTCGCTAATGCAAGAGACTACCCCTCTGATAAGAAGGGCAGCCTTTAA
- a CDS encoding DUF5054 domain-containing protein, whose amino-acid sequence MTASIKRVHVVFKTHLDIGFTDLGKNVIERYMEHFIPQALELSEQLANEEGNAKFIWTTGSWLIHEYLQTSSPEMRARMEKAIEEGRIAWHGLPFTTHTEIMDARLFEFGMSISDDLDRKYGKSTIAAKMTDVPGHTLAMVPLLAEHGIQYLHLGVNMVSKNPKVPEVFVWRASDGSEIIVHYADSYGKPFHMEGLEDALYFAHTHDNHGPSTLEEIRALFEQLEQDYPGAEIMASTLDAFAQRLRTVKDRLPVVSEEIGDSWIHGIASDPWKIARYRELLRLRDRWIESGQLDKDSEAYARFCNRLMLIPEHTWGLNNSVYLVDYVNYSSSDLAAARARDIVEDNKRRKYDYLCQQANDIRSYSHYESSWQEQRDYLEEAVQSLPKALAAEARMELDRMSQHDTVQDSEPLQYKQTIETNEHYELGQFQVSFAADGSINRLMDRSGKEWANEHQRLGTYRYETFSKENYDRFFKEYMTNLDIHHGWADNDFGKPGIEYVKPRPEHRQYTASLRTLHLERYADYDLVTAELKLPENLGKQYGAPRILNAIYMFHANEPVIEVSLSWRGKPACRLPEASWFSFAPLVDNPNAWKMDKLGQRISPLFVVKDGNRNMHGINTGLYYEGADGTAAIETLDAPLVCPGEPRLLQFDNTYASLTGGFHFNLHNNVWGTNFMMWFEDDMNYRFRLSLHSHS is encoded by the coding sequence ATGACAGCATCAATCAAAAGAGTTCATGTCGTATTTAAGACCCATCTGGACATCGGGTTTACCGATTTGGGAAAGAACGTAATCGAGCGGTATATGGAGCATTTCATCCCCCAGGCCTTGGAGCTGTCCGAACAGTTGGCTAACGAAGAGGGGAACGCAAAATTCATATGGACGACCGGCTCGTGGTTAATCCATGAATATCTGCAAACGTCTTCTCCTGAGATGCGGGCGCGCATGGAAAAAGCCATTGAGGAGGGGCGCATTGCTTGGCACGGGCTGCCGTTTACAACACATACGGAAATCATGGATGCCCGGTTATTCGAATTCGGAATGTCCATTTCGGACGACTTGGATCGAAAGTACGGAAAGTCCACGATCGCCGCTAAAATGACGGATGTTCCGGGCCATACGCTTGCCATGGTCCCACTGCTGGCAGAACACGGCATACAATATTTGCATTTGGGCGTTAATATGGTATCCAAGAATCCCAAGGTGCCGGAAGTATTTGTATGGCGCGCTTCCGATGGCTCGGAGATCATCGTCCATTATGCGGATAGTTACGGTAAACCGTTTCACATGGAAGGGCTGGAAGATGCCTTGTATTTTGCCCATACCCATGATAACCATGGTCCATCCACGCTAGAGGAGATCCGTGCATTGTTTGAACAGTTGGAGCAGGATTATCCAGGGGCGGAAATCATGGCCTCGACACTTGATGCATTTGCCCAGCGACTGCGTACCGTCAAAGATCGATTGCCTGTCGTGAGTGAAGAAATTGGGGATTCGTGGATACACGGGATTGCCTCGGATCCTTGGAAAATCGCTCGCTACCGTGAATTGCTAAGGCTTCGGGATCGCTGGATCGAATCCGGTCAATTGGATAAGGACAGCGAGGCGTACGCTCGATTCTGCAACCGTCTGATGTTGATCCCCGAGCATACCTGGGGGTTGAACAATTCGGTCTATCTCGTCGATTATGTTAATTATTCCTCCTCGGATTTAGCCGCTGCAAGAGCACGGGATATCGTAGAAGACAATAAACGGAGAAAATACGATTACCTGTGCCAGCAGGCGAATGATATCAGGTCATACAGCCATTACGAGAGCTCTTGGCAGGAGCAGCGGGATTATCTTGAAGAGGCCGTTCAGTCGCTGCCGAAAGCGCTGGCAGCTGAAGCGAGAATGGAGCTGGATCGGATGAGTCAGCATGATACCGTCCAAGACTCGGAGCCGCTGCAGTATAAGCAGACGATTGAAACGAACGAGCATTACGAATTAGGGCAGTTTCAGGTAAGCTTTGCTGCCGACGGATCGATCAACCGATTGATGGATCGATCCGGGAAGGAATGGGCGAACGAGCATCAGAGACTTGGCACTTATAGGTATGAAACCTTCAGCAAAGAAAACTACGACCGTTTCTTCAAGGAATACATGACCAATCTGGATATTCATCATGGCTGGGCGGACAACGATTTCGGCAAGCCGGGCATTGAATATGTCAAACCGCGGCCGGAGCATCGGCAGTATACGGCATCCTTGCGGACCCTGCATCTGGAGAGGTACGCCGATTATGATCTCGTAACTGCCGAACTGAAGCTGCCTGAGAATCTCGGCAAACAGTATGGAGCTCCACGCATACTGAACGCGATCTATATGTTCCATGCGAATGAGCCCGTCATTGAGGTAAGTCTAAGCTGGAGGGGCAAACCAGCATGCCGTCTTCCGGAAGCAAGCTGGTTTTCGTTTGCGCCTCTTGTGGATAATCCTAACGCCTGGAAGATGGATAAGCTCGGTCAACGCATATCTCCGTTATTCGTCGTAAAGGACGGCAACCGGAACATGCATGGAATCAACACGGGCCTATATTATGAGGGGGCGGACGGAACGGCGGCTATTGAAACCTTGGACGCGCCGCTTGTTTGTCCGGGAGAACCGCGGCTGCTGCAATTTGACAATACGTATGCTTCATTGACCGGAGGATTTCATTTCAATCTGCATAACAACGTATGGGGTACGAATTTCATGATGTGGTTCGAGGATGATATGAACTATCGGTTCAGATTGAGCCTGCACTCTCATTCGTGA
- a CDS encoding 4-hydroxyphenylacetate 3-hydroxylase family protein codes for MPIKSGKQYIERIDRQNINIWYKGEPIKGPLSEHSAFQGLIQTQADLYDMQCDARYMEQLTYPSPDTGERVGLSFLPPKNAEDLQKRRIMMELWARRHHGFLGRAPDYMNTAIMSLYTAADILEEHHPKYAENLRNYYKYCRDHDITLSHAFIQPYACKMSGQQDAAEDAIAAKVEEMNHEGMIISGAFLMATQGATCEEMLVFPTPSPTMSQDVNPSAFAFAVPNDLPGMTFICRESYGATSSYDYPLSARYEEMDTLVIFDRVLVPHDRIFYYGDETYAGRLFGESHFHTHIAHQMAVRFIVKTEFMLGLLESLADEQNIGLEPHMVSNVSKVITFLETFKALRLASEQGASHDKFGYLVPAASPLIASSILFPKFYPEMVEMIQLLGSSGLIMIPSELDFRSESGPYLNQYLKGATTDARDRIALFRLAWELGASSFGGRQTQFERFFFGNAQTAAYRMYNHFEQHEQLRNRISDFLSQEKPSS; via the coding sequence GTGCCTATTAAATCGGGAAAGCAGTATATCGAACGGATTGACCGGCAGAATATCAACATTTGGTATAAAGGTGAGCCTATCAAGGGACCTTTATCCGAGCATTCTGCATTTCAAGGTCTTATTCAAACCCAGGCCGATCTATACGATATGCAATGTGACGCAAGATATATGGAACAATTGACTTACCCCTCACCCGATACGGGAGAACGGGTAGGCTTGTCTTTTCTCCCGCCAAAGAATGCTGAGGATTTGCAGAAACGCCGAATCATGATGGAGTTATGGGCGAGGCGGCATCACGGCTTTTTAGGGCGCGCTCCCGACTATATGAACACCGCGATCATGTCCTTATATACCGCTGCCGATATTCTGGAGGAACATCATCCGAAATACGCGGAGAATCTCAGGAACTATTATAAGTACTGTCGTGATCACGATATTACATTATCTCACGCCTTCATCCAGCCCTATGCATGTAAAATGTCCGGTCAGCAGGATGCTGCTGAAGACGCTATCGCGGCTAAAGTTGAAGAGATGAATCATGAAGGAATGATTATAAGCGGGGCCTTCTTGATGGCAACACAAGGGGCTACTTGCGAAGAAATGCTGGTATTCCCGACCCCTTCGCCAACGATGTCCCAGGATGTAAATCCTTCTGCGTTTGCATTTGCGGTTCCCAACGATTTACCGGGAATGACTTTTATATGCCGTGAAAGCTACGGTGCCACTTCTTCCTATGATTATCCCCTGAGCGCCAGATACGAAGAGATGGATACACTCGTCATCTTCGACCGCGTGCTGGTCCCTCATGATCGAATATTTTACTATGGGGACGAGACTTACGCCGGACGTTTATTCGGCGAAAGTCACTTTCATACGCATATCGCCCATCAAATGGCCGTCCGTTTTATCGTAAAAACCGAATTCATGCTCGGCTTGCTGGAATCCTTGGCAGATGAACAGAACATTGGACTCGAGCCCCATATGGTCTCGAATGTTTCGAAAGTGATTACATTTTTGGAAACCTTCAAGGCATTAAGACTGGCCTCCGAACAGGGCGCCAGCCATGATAAATTCGGATATCTCGTACCAGCTGCCAGTCCTCTTATCGCATCCAGCATCCTCTTCCCCAAATTCTATCCCGAGATGGTAGAGATGATTCAACTGCTAGGCTCCAGCGGCCTGATTATGATCCCTTCCGAATTGGATTTTCGATCGGAGTCAGGCCCCTACCTTAATCAATATTTAAAAGGGGCAACGACGGATGCTCGGGATCGCATCGCATTGTTCAGGCTTGCATGGGAGCTTGGTGCAAGCTCGTTCGGTGGTCGCCAAACCCAGTTTGAACGATTCTTCTTCGGAAATGCGCAGACGGCTGCCTATCGGATGTATAACCATTTTGAACAGCATGAGCAGCTTCGGAACAGGATCAGCGATTTTCTTTCCCAAGAGAAACCTTCTTCATAG